The Microbacterium sp. KUDC0406 genome includes a window with the following:
- a CDS encoding carbohydrate ABC transporter permease, with protein MSAATTTLLDSGPTQAPAVRPAKSRFSVGRTVKYAVMILFVLIVLTPVYVLLVTSFKGPGDASPARAWNLPEVWVLDNWIGAWTALAPAIGRSFLIVIPAAIISAFLGSMNGFVLSLWRFRGANLVFTLILFGMFIPYQAVMIPLLQITISAGIPSGVPSLILLHVIYGIPITTLIFRNYYLTVPNELVEAGRVDGAGMLRTYWSIILPISIPSFVVVLIWQFTNAWNDYLFAVFFSSSQNGPVTLALNNLANGALLQDYGISMAGALLASLPPLIVYILLGKYFVGGLMSGSVKG; from the coding sequence ATGAGTGCCGCGACGACGACCCTTCTGGATTCGGGCCCGACGCAGGCTCCGGCCGTCCGCCCCGCCAAGTCGCGGTTCAGCGTCGGCCGCACCGTGAAGTACGCGGTCATGATCCTCTTCGTGCTCATCGTGCTCACGCCGGTGTACGTGCTGCTCGTGACCAGCTTCAAGGGACCGGGCGACGCCTCGCCGGCTCGCGCCTGGAACCTGCCCGAGGTCTGGGTGCTGGACAACTGGATCGGCGCATGGACGGCGCTGGCGCCGGCGATCGGCCGCTCGTTCCTCATCGTCATCCCCGCCGCGATCATCTCGGCGTTCCTCGGATCGATGAATGGCTTCGTCCTGTCGCTGTGGCGGTTCCGCGGCGCGAACCTGGTGTTCACGCTGATCCTGTTCGGCATGTTCATCCCGTACCAGGCGGTGATGATCCCGCTGCTGCAGATCACGATCTCCGCCGGCATCCCCAGCGGAGTGCCGTCGCTGATCCTGCTGCACGTCATCTACGGCATCCCGATCACGACGCTCATCTTCCGCAACTACTACCTGACGGTGCCGAACGAGCTCGTCGAGGCGGGTCGTGTGGACGGCGCCGGGATGCTGCGGACCTACTGGTCGATCATCCTGCCGATCTCGATCCCCAGCTTCGTGGTGGTGCTGATCTGGCAGTTCACGAACGCGTGGAACGACTACCTGTTCGCCGTGTTCTTCTCGTCGAGCCAGAACGGGCCGGTCACCCTGGCGCTGAACAACCTCGCCAACGGCGCACTGCTGCAGGACTACGGCATCTCGATGGCCGGCGCGCTGCTGGCATCCCTGCCGCCGTTGATCGTGTACATCCTGCTCGGCAAGTACTTCGTGGGCGGCCTGATGTCGGGCTCGGTCAAGGGGTAG
- a CDS encoding YdeI/OmpD-associated family protein, translating into MGALDDGERVVAADAATWRAWLERNHARTSGVWLLNVRGRSATGVDYESAVRQALCFGWIDGPVRTFDDGTGGQWFSPRRQGSGWAATNKARVAELEAAGMLAPAGIRAIEIARANGAWEVLDGPEAGIEPADLTAALDAAPAARAGWDAFPASARKLGLTQIAMAKRAETRANRIAKIVADAAEGGVREPAGSAVPGADRHRADDAHGGGRAAAAQAEARRPRRLVRGPVGRRRKAPRTASVTRLAGHRGTTP; encoded by the coding sequence ATGGGTGCGCTCGACGACGGCGAGCGCGTCGTGGCGGCGGATGCCGCGACCTGGCGCGCGTGGCTGGAGCGGAACCATGCCCGCACCAGCGGCGTCTGGCTGCTGAACGTGCGCGGCCGCTCTGCGACCGGCGTCGACTATGAGAGCGCCGTCCGGCAGGCTCTGTGCTTCGGATGGATCGACGGCCCGGTACGCACCTTCGACGACGGGACCGGAGGCCAATGGTTCTCGCCGCGCCGCCAGGGCAGCGGGTGGGCCGCGACGAACAAGGCGCGCGTCGCCGAGCTCGAGGCGGCGGGGATGCTGGCACCGGCCGGCATCCGGGCGATCGAGATCGCCAGGGCGAACGGCGCCTGGGAGGTGCTCGACGGCCCCGAGGCCGGTATCGAGCCCGCCGACCTGACGGCGGCGCTGGATGCCGCGCCCGCGGCGCGCGCCGGCTGGGACGCGTTCCCGGCATCCGCGCGCAAGCTGGGACTCACGCAGATCGCGATGGCCAAGCGCGCCGAGACCCGGGCGAACCGGATCGCGAAGATCGTGGCGGATGCCGCGGAGGGAGGCGTCCGTGAACCAGCAGGATCTGCTGTTCCTGGTGCTGATCGGCATCGGGCTGACGACGCTCACGGTGGTGGCCGTGCAGCTGCTGCGCAAGCCGAAGCGCGACGACCGCGGCGCCTGGTACGAGGGCCCGTGGGACGACGACGAAAAGCCCCGCGGACCGCGTCGGTGACGCGGCTCGCGGGGCATCGCGGCACTACCCCTTGA
- a CDS encoding metal-dependent transcriptional regulator, whose protein sequence is MASPAADDYLKTVYSHTEWQDAPITPSQLAAKLGIAPSSVTEMVKKLASAGLVSHVPYGAVRLTDAGERRALEMLRRHRLIETWLVREFGYAWDEVHDEAEVLEHTISDRLLEGIDERLGRPRFDPHGDAIPDAAGHVTREPFVLLADAAPGHAGRVLRVDDRDPELLRALEALDIDVASELVVTAAGVERDGRAVALPEGSAGVIWLTA, encoded by the coding sequence ACGGTGTACTCGCACACCGAGTGGCAGGATGCCCCGATCACCCCGTCGCAGCTCGCGGCGAAGCTCGGCATCGCGCCCTCCAGCGTGACCGAGATGGTCAAGAAGCTGGCATCCGCCGGTCTCGTCTCGCACGTGCCCTACGGCGCGGTGCGACTGACGGATGCCGGCGAGCGCCGCGCCCTCGAGATGCTGCGCCGGCACCGCCTCATCGAGACCTGGCTGGTGCGCGAGTTCGGCTACGCCTGGGACGAGGTGCACGACGAGGCCGAGGTGCTCGAGCACACCATCAGCGACCGCCTGCTGGAGGGCATCGACGAACGGCTCGGCCGCCCGCGGTTCGATCCCCATGGCGACGCGATCCCTGATGCCGCCGGGCATGTCACCCGCGAGCCGTTCGTGCTGCTGGCGGATGCCGCGCCCGGTCACGCCGGCCGCGTGCTGCGCGTCGACGACCGCGATCCGGAACTGCTGCGGGCGCTGGAGGCGCTCGACATCGACGTGGCATCCGAGCTCGTCGTGACGGCCGCCGGCGTCGAGCGGGACGGGCGCGCCGTGGCGCTGCCCGAGGGCTCGGCGGGCGTGATCTGGCTGACGGCCTGA
- a CDS encoding alpha/beta fold hydrolase, translating to MGTRFFDVGTAQLAFDAHGEGPVVLVAHGLTMSRAADREQGLTPWDGLAKKGFRVVAYDARGHGETAGREVPDDYRWDSLATDLLALAEAVSPDEPVHAIGSSMGTATILHALTRRPERFRSVALTAPPTAWETRGVQQRMYEMTAAAAETMTLEDFVTASAAAPAPEIFAETWTPGPPSIDMAVLPSVFRGAGVSDLPDPAEVARIEVPALLLPWATDPGHPLSTAERLAELMPRAELEVAGDIATIRSWPDRVAEFFAAHP from the coding sequence ATGGGAACGCGCTTCTTCGACGTCGGCACCGCCCAGCTGGCCTTCGACGCTCACGGCGAAGGTCCGGTCGTCCTCGTCGCGCACGGTCTGACGATGAGCCGCGCCGCCGACCGCGAGCAGGGGCTCACCCCGTGGGACGGACTCGCGAAGAAGGGCTTCCGGGTCGTGGCCTACGACGCCCGCGGACACGGCGAGACCGCGGGCCGCGAGGTGCCGGACGACTACCGCTGGGACAGCCTCGCGACCGACCTGCTCGCCCTCGCCGAGGCGGTCTCGCCGGACGAGCCGGTGCATGCGATCGGTTCGTCGATGGGCACCGCGACGATCCTGCACGCGCTCACCCGCCGCCCGGAGCGCTTCCGCTCCGTCGCCCTCACGGCGCCGCCGACGGCCTGGGAGACCCGGGGAGTGCAGCAGCGGATGTACGAGATGACCGCGGCTGCCGCCGAGACGATGACGCTCGAGGACTTCGTCACGGCCTCGGCGGCCGCCCCGGCGCCGGAGATCTTCGCCGAGACGTGGACCCCCGGCCCGCCGAGCATCGACATGGCGGTGCTCCCGTCGGTGTTCCGCGGCGCGGGCGTGAGCGACCTGCCCGATCCGGCCGAGGTCGCGCGCATCGAGGTGCCCGCGCTGCTGCTGCCGTGGGCGACCGACCCGGGGCATCCGCTCTCGACAGCTGAACGGCTCGCCGAGCTGATGCCGCGCGCCGAGCTCGAGGTCGCAGGCGACATCGCGACGATCCGCAGCTGGCCCGACCGCGTCGCGGAGTTCTTCGCCGCACACCCCTGA
- a CDS encoding HAD-IIA family hydrolase: protein MAERTEIECWLTDMDGVLVHENDAIPGASDLLAGWEAAGIPYLVLTNNSIFTARDLSARLRASGLHVPEHRIWTSALATADFLSQQVPGGSAFVIGEAGILTALHDAGFVMTETDPDFVVVGETRNYSFEAITKAIRLIAAGARFIVTNPDATGPSAEGPLPATGAIAALITKATGREPYVVGKPNPMMFRSALNKIGAHSEKTGMIGDRMDTDIVAGIEAGLHTVLVLTGISDRAEIEKYPFRPDEVVASVADLLPEDR from the coding sequence ATGGCGGAACGCACCGAGATCGAATGCTGGCTCACCGACATGGACGGCGTACTCGTGCACGAGAACGACGCCATCCCCGGCGCATCCGACCTGCTCGCCGGGTGGGAGGCAGCGGGCATCCCCTATCTGGTGCTGACGAACAACTCGATCTTCACCGCGCGCGATCTCTCCGCACGGCTTCGGGCGAGCGGCCTGCACGTGCCGGAGCACCGCATCTGGACCTCGGCGCTGGCCACCGCCGACTTCCTCAGCCAGCAGGTGCCTGGCGGCTCGGCGTTCGTGATCGGCGAGGCGGGCATCCTCACCGCCCTGCACGACGCCGGGTTCGTCATGACCGAGACCGACCCCGACTTCGTGGTGGTCGGTGAGACCCGTAACTACTCCTTCGAGGCCATCACGAAAGCCATCCGGCTGATCGCCGCCGGCGCGCGGTTCATCGTCACGAACCCGGATGCGACAGGGCCGAGCGCCGAGGGTCCGCTGCCGGCGACCGGCGCGATCGCCGCGCTCATCACCAAGGCGACTGGCCGGGAGCCCTACGTCGTGGGCAAGCCGAATCCGATGATGTTCCGCTCGGCGCTGAACAAGATCGGCGCCCACTCCGAGAAGACCGGCATGATCGGCGACCGGATGGACACCGACATCGTCGCCGGGATCGAGGCCGGACTGCACACCGTGCTGGTGCTCACCGGCATCAGCGACCGCGCCGAGATCGAGAAGTACCCGTTCCGCCCCGACGAGGTCGTCGCCTCGGTCGCCGACCTGCTGCCGGAGGATCGCTGA